One segment of Panicum virgatum strain AP13 chromosome 1K, P.virgatum_v5, whole genome shotgun sequence DNA contains the following:
- the LOC120699312 gene encoding zinc finger BED domain-containing protein RICESLEEPER 2-like, which translates to MDADFKLKKKIISLKEVKYPHTGYALEEAIVSSLTEWGLREKILTLTLDNAGNNTKACELIVQHHKHELLCEGAHLHVRCSAHILNILVQDGMELIHAAIEKIRELLKSIESSPPRIQNFNSIATNKGLKAKRGIYLDIPNRWNSTFRMVREALDYKSVLSTYAEQYLEVAPNEEEWSKAEAICVFLKAFEEATNLVSADRKPTSHKFLPLVLSIRYALNDPAWQNNEVLVDLAAAMKVKFAKYWEPKPVPNESSLRRRKEYDFNIVIVIATILDPRRKFDYVEFFYEKVCSNFDQAEKCTKSAQDWLKKYFNEYERLARSDGSAFVSSSSGSTCTVGSPVLGKRVLEEEFADFKSRRRVVRRPKSEIDTYLEEDPAEDSKRFDVLGWWKARAN; encoded by the coding sequence ATGGATGCTGATTTCAAGCTTAAGAAGAAAATCATTAGTTTGAAGGAAGTCAAGTATCCTCATACCGGCTATGCTTTAGAAGAGGCTATTGTAAGCAGCCTAACCGAGTGGGGTTTAAGGGAGAAAATACTTACTTTAACCTTAGATAATGCAGGCAACAATACCAAGGCATGTGAACTAATAGTACAGCATCACAAGCATGAGTTGTTATGTGAGGGAGCACATCTGCATGTTAGATGTTCTGCACATATTTTGAATATTCTAGTTCAAGATGGAATGGAACTTATTCATGCTGCAATAGAGAAGATTCGTGAGTTGTTGAAGAGCATAGAATCTTCACCGCCACGAATTCAGAATTTCAACTCAATTGCAACTAATAAGGGTCTTAAAGCAAAACGTGGCATTTATCTGGATATACCAAACAGATGGAATTCTACATTTAGAATGGTACGAGAAGCATTAGATTACAAGTCTGTACTTAGTACTTATGCTGAACAATATCTTGAAGTTGCACCAAATGAAGAAGAGTGGTCAAAAGCCGAAGCGATATGTGTATTTCTCAAGGCTTTTGAAGAGGCCACAAATCTTGTATCAGCTGACCGAAAACCAACTTCGCACAAATTCTTACCATTAGTGCTTTCTATTCGATATGCTTTGAATGATCCAGCATGGCAAAATAATGAAGTTTTGGTAGATTTGGCTGCTGCAATGAAGGTTAAATTTGCGAAATATTGGGAGCCTAAACCAGTGCCTAATGAGTCTAGCCTCCGGAGAAGGAAAGAGTACGATTTTAACATTGTAATTGTCATTGCCACTATCTTAGATCCAAGAAGAAAGTTTGATTATGTGGAATTCTTTTATGAGAAAGTATGCagcaattttgatcaagctgaAAAATGTACGAAATCAGCACAAGATTGGCTGAAGAAGTACTTCAATGAGTATGAACGACTTGCAAGGAGTGATGGCTCAGCATTTGTGTCAAGTTCAAGTGGAAGCACCTGTACTGTTGGTTCACCTGTGCTTGGGAAAAGGGTACTAGAAGAAGAATTTGCTGATTTCAAATCTCGTCGTCGAGTTGTTCGTAGGCCAAAATCAGAGATTGACACATATTTGGAAGAGGATCCTGCCGAGGAtagtaaaagatttgatgtgttGGGTTGGTGGAAGGCTCGTGCTAATTAG